The Desmodus rotundus isolate HL8 chromosome 3, HLdesRot8A.1, whole genome shotgun sequence genome includes a region encoding these proteins:
- the PTCH2 gene encoding protein patched homolog 2 isoform X4, translating into MAGPPPLGELPPDYTPPARSAAPQILAGSLKAPLWLRAYFQGLLFSLGCRIQRHCGKVLFLGLLAFGALVLGLRVAVIETDLEQLWVEAGSRVSQELRYTKEKLGEEAAYTSQMLIQTPRQEGENVLTPEALRLHLQAALTASKVQVSLYGKSWDLNKICYKSGVPLIENGMIERMIEKLFPCVILTPLDCFWEGAKLQGGSAYLPGRPDIQWTNLDPEQLLEELGPFASLEGFRELLDKAQVGQAYVGRPCLDPDDLHCPPSAPNRDSRQAPNVAQELSGGCHGFSHKFMHWQEELLLGGMARDPQGQLLRAEALQSTFLLMSPRQLYEHFRGDYQTHDIGWSEEQAGTVLQAWQRRFVQLAQDSLPENSSQQIHAFSSTTLDDILHAFSEVSAARVVGGYLLMLAYACVTMLRWDCAQSQGAVGLAGVLLVALAVASGLGLCALLGIAFNAATTQVLPFLALGIGVDDIFLLAHAFTEAPPGTPLQERLGECLQRTGPSVALTSINNMVAFFMAALVPVPALRAFSLQAAIVVGCNFAAVMLVFPAVLSLDLHRRHCQRLDVLCCFSSPCSARVIQILPQELADRTVPVGIAHLTATVQAFAHCETSSQHVVTSLPPHAHLVPPPSDPLSSELFSPGGSTRDLLGQEEGTRQKAACKSLPCARWNLAHFARYQFAPLLLQSHAKAVVLVLCGALLGLSLYGATLVQDGLALTDVVPRGTKEHAFLSAQLRDPGCI; encoded by the exons ATGGCTGGGCCACCGCCCCTCGGGGAGCTGCCCCCAGACTACACACCCCCAGCTAGATCCGCAGCACCCCAG ATCCTAGCTGGGAGCCTAAAGGCTCCGCTCTGGCTTCGCGCTTACTTCCAGGGCCTGCTCTTCTCTCTGGGCTGCAGGATCCAGAGACACTGTGGCAAAGTGCTCTTCCTGGGACTGTTGGCCTTTGGGGCCCTGGTACTGGGTCTCCGCGTGGCCGTCATTGAGACAGACCTAGAGCAGCTCTGGGTGGAAG CGGGAAGTCGGGTGAGCCAGGAGCTGCGGTACACCAAGGAGAAGCTAGGGGAGGAGGCTGCATACACCTCCCAGATGTTGATACAGACCCCGCGACAGGAGGGAGAGAACGTCCTCACACCCGAGGCACTTCGCCTCCACCTCCAGGCAGCCCTCACTGCCAGTAAAGTGCAAGTATCACTCTATGGAAA gTCCTGGGATTTGAACAAAATCTGCTACAAGTCAGGAGTTCCCCTCATCGAAAATGGAATGATTGAGCGG ATGATTGAGAAGCTGTTCCCGTGTGTGATCCTCACCCCGCTCGACTGCTTCTGGGAGGGAGCCAAACTCCAAGGGGGCTCTGCCTACTTGCC CGGCCGTCCCGACATCCAGTGGACCAACCTGGATCCCGAGCAGCTCCTGGAGGAGCTGGGTCCCTTTGCCTCCCTTGAGGGCTTCCGGGAGTTGCTTGACAAGGCACAGGTGGGCCAGGCCTATGTGGGGCGGCCCTGTCTGGACCCTGATGACCTTCACTGCCCACCCAGTGCTCCCAACCGTGACAGCAGGCAG GCTCCCAATGTGGCTCAGGAATTGAGCGGGGGCTGCCACGGCTTCTCCCACAAGTTCATGCACTGGCAGGAGGAGTTGCTGCTGGGAGGCATGGCCAGAGACCCCCAAGGACAGCTGCTGAG agcaGAGGCCCTGCAGAGCACCTTCCTGCTGATGAGTCCCCGCCAGCTGTACGAGCACTTCCGGGGCGACTACCAGACACACGACATCGGCTGGAGCGAGGAGCAGGCTGGCACAGTGCTGCAGGCCTGGCAGCGGCGCTTCGTGCAG CTGGCGCAGGACTCCCTGCCTGAGAACTCGTCCCAGCAGATCCACGCCTTCTCCTCCACCACCCTGGACGACATCCTGCACGCGTTCTCCGAAGTCAGCGCTGCCCGTGTGGTGGGCGGCTATCTGCTCATG ctgGCCTACGCCTGTGTGACAATGCTGCGGTGGGACTGTGCCCAGTCCCAAGGTGCCGTGGGCCTCGCCGGGGTGCTGCTGGTGGCCCTGGCTGTGGCCTCAGGCCTTGGGCTCTGCGCCCTGCTCGGCATTGCCTTCAATGCCGCCACAACCCAG GTGCtgcccttcctggcactgggcaTCGGCGTGGATGACATATTCCTGCTGGCACATGCCTTTACAGAGGCTCCACCAGGGACCCCTCTCCAG GAGCGTTTGGGCGAATGTCTGCAACGCACGGGCCCCAGTGTTGCGCTCACATCCATCAACAACATGGTCGCCTTCTTCAtggccgccctggtccccgtccCTGCACTGCGGGCCTTCTCCTTGCAG GCGGCCATCGTGGTTGGCTGCAACTTTGCAGCTGTGATGCTTGTCTTCCCAGCGGTCCTCAGCCTGGACCTGCACCGGCGCCACTGCCAGCGCCTTGATGTGCTCTGCTGCTTCTCCAG TCCCTGCTCTGCTCGGGTGATTCAGATTCTGCCCCAGGAGCTGGCAGACAGGACAGTACCAGTGGGCATTGCCCATCTGACTGCCACCGTCCAAGCCTTTGCCCACTGCGAAACCAGCAGCCAGCATGTGGTCACCAGCCTGCCTCCCCACGCCCACCTGGTGCCCCCACCTTCTGACCCACTGAGCTCAGAGCTCTTCAGCCCAGGAGGGTCCACACGGGACCTTCTaggccaggaggaggggacaAGGCAGAAGGCAGCCTGCAAGTCTCTTCCCTGTGCCCGCTGGAACCTTGCCCATTTTGCCCGCTATCAGTTTGCACCCTTGCTGCTCCAGTCACATGCCAAG GCTGTGGTGCTGGTCCTCTGTGGGGCTCTGCTGGGCCTGAGCCTCTACGGAGCGACCTTGGTGCAGGACGGGCTGGCCCTGACGGACGTGGTGCCTCGGGGCACCAAGGAGCATGCCTTCCTGAGCGCCCAGCTCAG GGATCCAGGCTGCATTTGA